In Bos indicus x Bos taurus breed Angus x Brahman F1 hybrid chromosome 21, Bos_hybrid_MaternalHap_v2.0, whole genome shotgun sequence, one DNA window encodes the following:
- the NEIL1 gene encoding endonuclease 8-like 1 isoform X1 yields the protein MPEGPELHLASHFVNEACRELVFGGCVEKSPVSRNPEVPFESSAYSISALARGKELRLTLSPLPGAQPHREPLALVFRFGMTGSFQLVPSDALPPHAHLRFYTAPPGPRLALCFVDIRRFGRWDLGGEWQPGRGPCVLLEYEQFRENVLRNLADKAFDRPICEALLDQRFFNGIGNYLRAEILYRLRIPPFEKARTVLEALQQRRPSPELTLSQKIRAKLQNPDLLELCHSVPKEVVQLGGKGYGSESGEEDFAAFRAWLQCYSTPGMSSLRDRHGRTIWFQGDPGPLAPKGGKSRKKKSQEAQQGPEDRVEDPPSPNKAPSRTRRAQRGLPKQTTAQVPEGTSLQQDPEVPPVPDKGKRRRRPATSGRHRTRKIKADTPSLEPEGTSAS from the exons ATGCCCGAGGGCCCTGAACTGCATCTGGCCAGCCACTTTGTGAACGAGGCATGCAGGGAGCTGGTCTTTGGCGGGTGTGTGGAGAAGTCACCCGTCAGCCGGAACCCTGAGGTACCCTTTGAGAGCAGCGCCTACAGCATCTCTGCTTTGGCCCGCGGCAAGGAGCTGCGCCTGACCCTGAGCCCCCTGCCTGGGGCCCAGCCCCACCGGGAGCCACTGGCCCTTGTCTTCCGCTTTGGCATGACTGGCTCCTTCCAGCTGGTGCCCAGCGATGCACTGCCACCCCACGCCCACCTGCGGTTTTACACAGCTCCACCTGGCCCCCGACTTGCCCTCTGCTTTGTGGACATCCGCCGATTCGGCCGCTGGGACCTCGGGGGCGAGTGGCAGCCAGGCCGCGGGCCGTGTGTCTTGCTGGAGTATGAGCAGTTCAG GGAGAATGTGTTACGAAACCTAGCAGACAAGGCCTTTGACCGGCCCATCTGTGAGGCCCTGCTGGACCAGAGGTTCTTTAATGGCATCGGCAACTATCTGCGGGCGGAGATCCTGTACCG GCTGAGGATCCCCCCCTTCGAGAAGGCCCGCACAGTTCTGGAGGCCCTGCAGCAGCGCAGGCCG AGCCCGGAGCTGACCCTGAGCCAGAAGATTAGGGCCAAGCTGCAGAACCCTGACCTGCTGGAGCTGTGCCACTCGGTGCCCAAGGAAGTGGTCCAGCTGG GGGGCAAAGGCTACGGGTCGGAGAGCGGGGAGGAGGACTTTGCTGCCTTCCGAGCCTGGCTGCAGtgttacagcacaccaggcatgaGCTCCCTGCGGGACCGGCATGGCCGCACCATCTGGTTCCAG GGGGATCCTGGACCCCTGGCACCCAAAG GGGGCAAGTCCCGCAAGAAGAAGTCCCAGGAAGCACAGCAGGGTCCTGAGGACAGAGTGGAG GACCCTCCATCTCCAAACAAAGCCCCTTCAAGGACACGGAGGGCACAGAGAGGCCTTCCTAAACAGACTACAGCTCAGGTGCCCGAGGGGACCAGCCTCCAACAGGACCCAGAAGTCCCCCCGGTCCCTGACAAAGGGAAAAGAAGGAGGCGGCCAGCAACCTCAG GCCGCCACAGAACCCGGAAGATCAAGGCTGACACCCCATCCTTGGAGCCTGAGGGGACCTCAGCCTCCTAG
- the NEIL1 gene encoding endonuclease 8-like 1 isoform X2: MPEGPELHLASHFVNEACRELVFGGCVEKSPVSRNPEVPFESSAYSISALARGKELRLTLSPLPGAQPHREPLALVFRFGMTGSFQLVPSDALPPHAHLRFYTAPPGPRLALCFVDIRRFGRWDLGGEWQPGRGPCVLLEYEQFRENVLRNLADKAFDRPICEALLDQRFFNGIGNYLRAEILYRLRIPPFEKARTVLEALQQRRPGDPGPLAPKGGKSRKKKSQEAQQGPEDRVEDPPSPNKAPSRTRRAQRGLPKQTTAQVPEGTSLQQDPEVPPVPDKGKRRRRPATSGRHRTRKIKADTPSLEPEGTSAS, from the exons ATGCCCGAGGGCCCTGAACTGCATCTGGCCAGCCACTTTGTGAACGAGGCATGCAGGGAGCTGGTCTTTGGCGGGTGTGTGGAGAAGTCACCCGTCAGCCGGAACCCTGAGGTACCCTTTGAGAGCAGCGCCTACAGCATCTCTGCTTTGGCCCGCGGCAAGGAGCTGCGCCTGACCCTGAGCCCCCTGCCTGGGGCCCAGCCCCACCGGGAGCCACTGGCCCTTGTCTTCCGCTTTGGCATGACTGGCTCCTTCCAGCTGGTGCCCAGCGATGCACTGCCACCCCACGCCCACCTGCGGTTTTACACAGCTCCACCTGGCCCCCGACTTGCCCTCTGCTTTGTGGACATCCGCCGATTCGGCCGCTGGGACCTCGGGGGCGAGTGGCAGCCAGGCCGCGGGCCGTGTGTCTTGCTGGAGTATGAGCAGTTCAG GGAGAATGTGTTACGAAACCTAGCAGACAAGGCCTTTGACCGGCCCATCTGTGAGGCCCTGCTGGACCAGAGGTTCTTTAATGGCATCGGCAACTATCTGCGGGCGGAGATCCTGTACCG GCTGAGGATCCCCCCCTTCGAGAAGGCCCGCACAGTTCTGGAGGCCCTGCAGCAGCGCAGGCCG GGGGATCCTGGACCCCTGGCACCCAAAG GGGGCAAGTCCCGCAAGAAGAAGTCCCAGGAAGCACAGCAGGGTCCTGAGGACAGAGTGGAG GACCCTCCATCTCCAAACAAAGCCCCTTCAAGGACACGGAGGGCACAGAGAGGCCTTCCTAAACAGACTACAGCTCAGGTGCCCGAGGGGACCAGCCTCCAACAGGACCCAGAAGTCCCCCCGGTCCCTGACAAAGGGAAAAGAAGGAGGCGGCCAGCAACCTCAG GCCGCCACAGAACCCGGAAGATCAAGGCTGACACCCCATCCTTGGAGCCTGAGGGGACCTCAGCCTCCTAG
- the NEIL1 gene encoding endonuclease 8-like 1 isoform X3 produces the protein MEQGRDRAGAVAKPVDFLPIPIDHAPSDPLGSPLKTGSDIATSLEAHLAQPAVILPTGPGHPSHRMPEGPELHLASHFVNEACRELVFGGCVEKSPVSRNPEVPFESSAYSISALARGKELRLTLSPLPGAQPHREPLALVFRFGMTGSFQLVPSDALPPHAHLRFYTAPPGPRLALCFVDIRRFGRWDLGGEWQPGRGPCVLLEYEQFRENVLRNLADKAFDRPICEALLDQRFFNGIGNYLRAEILYRLRIPPFEKARTVLEALQQRRPSPELTLSQKIRAKLQNPDLLELCHSVPKEVVQLGGSWTPGTQRGQVPQEEVPGSTAGS, from the exons atggagcagGGGAGGGACAGAGCAGGGGCTGTGGCCAAGCCAGTTGATTTCCTGCCAATTCCCATTGACCATGCCCCCTCTGACCCTCTGGGCTCGCCTCTGAAAACTGGGAGTGATATTGCCACCTCACTGGAGGCACACCTGGCCCAACCTGCTGTCATCCTCCCCACAGGGCCTGGCCACCCCTCCCACAGAATGCCCGAGGGCCCTGAACTGCATCTGGCCAGCCACTTTGTGAACGAGGCATGCAGGGAGCTGGTCTTTGGCGGGTGTGTGGAGAAGTCACCCGTCAGCCGGAACCCTGAGGTACCCTTTGAGAGCAGCGCCTACAGCATCTCTGCTTTGGCCCGCGGCAAGGAGCTGCGCCTGACCCTGAGCCCCCTGCCTGGGGCCCAGCCCCACCGGGAGCCACTGGCCCTTGTCTTCCGCTTTGGCATGACTGGCTCCTTCCAGCTGGTGCCCAGCGATGCACTGCCACCCCACGCCCACCTGCGGTTTTACACAGCTCCACCTGGCCCCCGACTTGCCCTCTGCTTTGTGGACATCCGCCGATTCGGCCGCTGGGACCTCGGGGGCGAGTGGCAGCCAGGCCGCGGGCCGTGTGTCTTGCTGGAGTATGAGCAGTTCAG GGAGAATGTGTTACGAAACCTAGCAGACAAGGCCTTTGACCGGCCCATCTGTGAGGCCCTGCTGGACCAGAGGTTCTTTAATGGCATCGGCAACTATCTGCGGGCGGAGATCCTGTACCG GCTGAGGATCCCCCCCTTCGAGAAGGCCCGCACAGTTCTGGAGGCCCTGCAGCAGCGCAGGCCG AGCCCGGAGCTGACCCTGAGCCAGAAGATTAGGGCCAAGCTGCAGAACCCTGACCTGCTGGAGCTGTGCCACTCGGTGCCCAAGGAAGTGGTCCAGCTGG GGGGATCCTGGACCCCTGGCACCCAAAG GGGGCAAGTCCCGCAAGAAGAAGTCCCAGGAAGCACAGCAGGGTCCTGA